One region of Armatimonadota bacterium genomic DNA includes:
- a CDS encoding prepilin peptidase, which translates to MTWGLAMAEAVAATLLGAVAGSFANVAIHRLPRRESLVAPRSRCPHCGHPIRARDNIPLISFLWLRGRCRDCGQPISWRYPLVEALTALLFLAAWHWFGPSLGALRAWVFALIMVIVLFVDLDHRIIPNAVTYPGLALGLLLALPAGPGVFLTSLGAALGAGLLFLLIAVSSRGGMGGGDVKLAAVMGAFLSWPVVAAALFISFTLGGLVGLVLLATGRRRRKDPVPFGPFLALGGLAALFWGQTIVQWYLNWPLHGL; encoded by the coding sequence GTGACCTGGGGTCTGGCCATGGCTGAGGCCGTGGCGGCGACGCTCCTGGGGGCTGTGGCCGGTAGCTTTGCCAACGTGGCCATTCACCGGCTGCCCCGACGGGAGTCACTGGTGGCACCGCGCTCACGCTGTCCCCACTGCGGCCACCCGATCCGGGCGCGGGACAACATCCCCCTGATCAGCTTTCTCTGGCTCCGCGGGCGCTGCAGGGACTGTGGCCAGCCGATCTCCTGGCGCTACCCTCTTGTGGAGGCGCTCACCGCCCTGCTCTTCCTGGCCGCCTGGCACTGGTTCGGTCCCTCACTGGGGGCGCTGCGCGCCTGGGTATTCGCGCTGATCATGGTGATTGTGCTCTTCGTCGACCTGGACCACCGCATCATCCCTAACGCGGTGACCTATCCTGGCCTGGCACTGGGCCTGCTCCTGGCACTGCCCGCCGGCCCCGGGGTCTTCCTGACGAGCCTGGGAGCCGCGCTGGGCGCGGGGCTGCTCTTCCTCCTGATCGCAGTCAGTAGCCGCGGGGGCATGGGCGGGGGAGACGTCAAGCTGGCTGCCGTCATGGGCGCCTTCCTGAGCTGGCCTGTGGTGGCGGCGGCCCTGTTCATCAGCTTTACCCTGGGCGGCTTGGTCGGCCTGGTCCTTTTGGCCACCGGCCGCCGCCGGCGCAAGGATCCCGTCCCCTTTGGTCCCTTCCTTGCCCTTGGAGGGCTGGCTGCCTTGTTTTGGGGCCAGACGATAGTTCAGTGGTATCTCAATTGGCCGCTACATGGCCTCTAG
- a CDS encoding sensor domain-containing diguanylate cyclase: MEPIRLNAALNWVIDTAAELVPGGDLEGTLERYLDRLLGWLGADQGSIMLLQEDALSIVASRGLDREVRPGMRVGLHEGPAGEVVVQGRPRLIIGKIASRRKNFRPRSAMVIPIRARERIVGVLNVGKLSGSEDFTPDDLLIISVVAAQLAWILSNFELMSRMWTLAITDELTGLYNRRYFFLRLREEIQRAERYDKPMCVVLLDLDGFKELNRSHGHLVGDEILQQVCGVVRRNLRAVDIPARYGGDEIVVILPETSVGAGLAIITRLQAAVNSEVFVGRNGVPVKLSLCAGIAQFPGDADEPEALIRKADIALLEAKAGGGGRILLAD; the protein is encoded by the coding sequence TTGGAACCCATCCGTCTGAACGCCGCACTCAACTGGGTCATCGACACCGCCGCCGAGCTCGTGCCCGGGGGAGACCTGGAGGGGACGCTGGAGCGCTACCTCGACCGTCTTCTCGGGTGGCTGGGCGCCGACCAGGGGTCGATCATGCTCCTCCAGGAGGACGCCCTCTCCATCGTCGCCTCGCGCGGCCTGGACCGGGAGGTGCGGCCCGGCATGCGGGTGGGCCTGCACGAGGGGCCGGCCGGCGAGGTGGTCGTGCAGGGACGGCCACGGCTGATCATCGGGAAGATCGCCTCCCGGCGCAAGAACTTCCGGCCGCGCTCGGCCATGGTCATCCCTATCCGCGCCCGGGAGCGGATCGTCGGCGTGCTCAACGTGGGCAAGCTCTCCGGATCGGAGGACTTCACGCCGGACGACCTGCTGATCATCTCCGTGGTGGCCGCGCAACTGGCCTGGATCCTCTCCAACTTCGAGCTGATGTCCCGCATGTGGACCCTGGCCATCACCGACGAGCTGACGGGGCTGTACAACCGGCGCTACTTCTTCCTCCGTCTGCGCGAGGAGATCCAGCGCGCGGAGCGCTACGACAAGCCCATGTGCGTGGTTCTGCTGGACCTGGACGGGTTCAAGGAGCTCAACCGCAGCCACGGCCACCTGGTGGGCGACGAGATCCTGCAGCAGGTCTGCGGTGTGGTGCGCAGGAACCTGCGGGCCGTGGACATCCCCGCGCGCTACGGCGGGGACGAGATCGTGGTGATCCTCCCGGAGACTTCCGTGGGTGCGGGCCTGGCCATCATCACCCGCCTCCAGGCGGCCGTCAACAGTGAGGTCTTCGTGGGGCGTAACGGCGTGCCGGTGAAGCTTTCCCTGTGCGCCGGGATCGCCCAGTTTCCCGGGGACGCCGACGAGCCGGAGGCGTTGATCCGGAAAGCCGACATCGCCCTGCTGGAGGCCAAGGCGGGAGGAGGAGGCCGGATCCTGCTGGCCGACTGA
- a CDS encoding diguanylate cyclase: MSADLAALLAEEQDHLAEGWARSLGRQAPAFAHRSVHDLKAAGRAAIDGLVRYLQTGDPTALRTAAGSEGVLLLVREADLPEILRGLMALREQAAHLLGPRLKAASGDPYARLVAAFDLMLVEVAREAWARREPSGEPAAELERHLSKEVRRALRFRRPLALLLVHLDGYEERWRLHGAAVAEAALGMVHEIVTRHTREVDLRLPLEGGTLAVLLLETDLARASRVAERIRAAAETQEGVTRSSLVEHLTVSVGLAAFPLHGDRPPALLAAAQDSLLRARRLGGNTVVSADDLRSGEPVA; the protein is encoded by the coding sequence GTGAGTGCCGACCTGGCTGCGCTGCTGGCGGAAGAGCAGGATCACCTGGCGGAGGGGTGGGCGCGGTCCCTGGGTCGGCAGGCTCCGGCATTCGCCCACCGTTCCGTTCACGACCTGAAGGCGGCCGGCCGCGCCGCCATCGACGGTCTGGTCCGCTACCTGCAGACGGGAGACCCGACGGCGCTGCGCACCGCGGCGGGCAGCGAGGGCGTGCTACTGCTTGTGCGCGAGGCGGACCTGCCCGAGATCCTGCGCGGTCTGATGGCCCTGCGGGAACAGGCGGCTCACCTGCTGGGTCCGCGCCTGAAAGCCGCGTCGGGGGATCCTTACGCCCGCTTGGTCGCCGCGTTCGACCTCATGCTGGTAGAAGTGGCGCGGGAGGCGTGGGCGCGGCGTGAGCCCTCGGGGGAGCCAGCGGCGGAGCTGGAGCGACACCTGTCCAAAGAGGTCCGCCGCGCGCTGCGCTTTCGCCGCCCGCTGGCCCTGCTGCTGGTGCACCTGGACGGGTACGAGGAGCGCTGGCGCCTCCACGGAGCGGCGGTGGCGGAGGCGGCCCTTGGTATGGTCCACGAGATCGTCACCCGGCACACGCGGGAGGTTGACCTGCGCCTGCCGCTGGAGGGGGGCACGCTGGCCGTCCTCCTCCTGGAGACCGACCTGGCGAGGGCCAGCCGGGTAGCCGAGCGGATCCGCGCCGCCGCAGAAACCCAGGAGGGGGTGACGCGCTCGTCCCTGGTGGAGCACCTCACCGTCTCCGTGGGGCTGGCCGCCTTCCCCCTGCACGGCGACCGCCCCCCGGCCCTGCTGGCGGCGGCGCAGGACTCGCTGCTGCGGGCCCGCCGCCTCGGCGGCAACACCGTGGTCAGCGCCGACGATCTGCGCTCCGGCGAGCCTGTGGCCTGA
- the pilO gene encoding type 4a pilus biogenesis protein PilO, translated as MRFSGRERLLLSVLVTIAIIAVFYFLAYTPLMARRAQLSATLQQRQARLAEMQQVAAQRQALEQEYAARQQRIAAIEAKLPPAREIPTLLRQMQAVATESEVTLTLLRPGPLEAPQAGQQAGAAPPAGQAAGQQAAGQQPAPPYRQFRLELGFEGSFDRVLAFLRRLENFPRFIAMTQFTLAVQELPTLRLAVTSNTFVLPEER; from the coding sequence ATGAGATTCAGCGGGAGAGAACGTCTCCTCCTCAGCGTCCTGGTCACCATCGCCATCATCGCCGTCTTCTACTTCCTGGCCTATACGCCCCTGATGGCGCGACGTGCCCAGTTGAGCGCGACCCTGCAACAGCGGCAGGCGCGCCTGGCCGAGATGCAGCAGGTGGCCGCGCAGCGGCAGGCGCTGGAACAGGAGTACGCGGCGCGCCAGCAGCGCATTGCGGCCATCGAGGCCAAGCTGCCGCCGGCGCGGGAGATCCCCACGCTGCTGCGGCAGATGCAGGCGGTGGCCACAGAGAGCGAGGTGACCCTGACGCTGCTGCGCCCGGGCCCTCTGGAGGCGCCGCAGGCGGGGCAGCAGGCGGGCGCAGCCCCTCCCGCCGGGCAGGCTGCCGGTCAGCAGGCTGCCGGTCAGCAGCCGGCGCCGCCGTACCGCCAGTTCCGCCTGGAGCTGGGGTTCGAGGGGTCCTTCGACCGGGTGCTGGCCTTCCTCCGCCGGCTGGAGAACTTCCCGCGGTTCATCGCCATGACGCAGTTCACCCTGGCCGTGCAGGAGCTGCCTACGCTGCGGCTGGCCGTGACCTCCAACACCTTCGTGCTGCCGGAGGAGCGGTAG
- a CDS encoding PilN domain-containing protein translates to MIRINLLPRAPRRRISGRPLLEIGVPLVVLVAVLVYYLGLQASVAALDRRVKETEAEIARLQPQVQAVEELKKRIEEARRKEDLLARLLATQLPASAILTNIRVLIPRDVWLTTLTVPDTRTFSLEGYGMSYVAVARLMDNLESAGIFEGLDLTTAERDRVGTTPVVKFSVNGRLVRPSQVPEGRP, encoded by the coding sequence GTGATTCGGATCAACCTGCTGCCCCGGGCGCCGCGCCGGCGCATCAGCGGGCGGCCGCTGCTGGAGATCGGGGTCCCCCTGGTGGTACTGGTCGCCGTGCTCGTCTACTACCTGGGCCTGCAGGCCTCAGTTGCCGCCCTCGACCGCAGGGTCAAGGAGACCGAGGCGGAGATCGCCCGCCTCCAGCCCCAGGTGCAGGCGGTGGAGGAGCTGAAGAAGCGGATCGAGGAGGCGCGACGGAAGGAGGACCTCCTGGCCCGGCTGCTGGCCACCCAGCTCCCAGCTTCGGCCATCCTCACCAATATCCGGGTGCTCATCCCCCGCGACGTCTGGCTGACCACCCTCACCGTGCCCGACACCCGTACCTTCTCCCTGGAGGGGTACGGCATGAGCTACGTGGCCGTCGCCCGGCTGATGGACAACCTGGAGAGCGCCGGGATCTTTGAAGGGCTGGACCTGACCACGGCGGAGCGCGACCGCGTCGGCACCACCCCTGTGGTCAAGTTCTCAGTGAACGGCCGTCTGGTCCGCCCCAGCCAAGTGCCGGAGGGTCGCCCATGA
- the pilM gene encoding type IV pilus assembly protein PilM — protein sequence MGFFKPSPTLVGLDIGSDRLKVVELTRTGRTFHLARMASAPSPAAAFRDGVPVAPDQVGAQIRALVDKAGIRADRVVVGAGGQNVTVREVRVPPMTSQELTAAVRYEAERYLPYNVQDVHMDYQVMGESSEDGRKMLDVIVVATRRDVVQRLVETVEAARLTPVIMDVESFALFRSLAANGAETRTVVYIDLGAEASDIVISEGKRLRLTRNIPVGGNTLIHALQETLSVDAATAKTMLEERAEILDENVIPDDLTVQRIHDTIAPQIGDLVTEIRRSLDYYQTRARAAVVSQIVLTGGLARLRNLSRVLAAELGIPVEIGNPFAGLQVNSAVFPPDVLAAMGPIMSVAVGLALRGGEEA from the coding sequence ATGGGCTTCTTCAAACCCTCTCCGACCCTGGTAGGACTGGACATCGGCAGCGACCGGCTGAAGGTCGTGGAGTTGACCCGCACCGGGCGGACCTTCCACCTGGCCCGCATGGCCAGCGCTCCCTCGCCCGCCGCCGCGTTCCGTGACGGAGTTCCCGTCGCCCCCGACCAGGTTGGCGCCCAGATCCGGGCGCTGGTGGACAAGGCGGGCATCCGCGCCGATCGCGTGGTCGTCGGCGCCGGGGGGCAGAACGTCACCGTGCGCGAAGTCCGCGTTCCCCCCATGACTTCTCAGGAATTAACCGCCGCGGTGCGTTACGAGGCGGAGCGCTACCTGCCTTACAATGTGCAGGACGTGCACATGGACTACCAGGTCATGGGGGAGAGCAGCGAGGACGGCCGCAAGATGCTGGACGTGATCGTCGTGGCCACCCGCCGCGACGTGGTGCAGCGCCTGGTGGAGACGGTGGAGGCGGCGCGCCTCACCCCGGTGATCATGGACGTAGAGTCCTTCGCCCTTTTTCGCTCCCTGGCCGCGAACGGGGCGGAGACGCGCACGGTGGTCTACATCGACCTAGGGGCGGAGGCCTCCGACATCGTCATCAGCGAGGGCAAGCGCCTGCGGCTGACCCGTAACATCCCCGTGGGAGGGAACACCCTGATCCACGCCCTGCAGGAGACCCTGAGCGTGGATGCGGCCACGGCCAAGACCATGCTGGAGGAGCGCGCCGAGATCCTGGACGAGAACGTCATCCCCGACGACCTCACCGTGCAGCGCATCCACGATACTATCGCCCCGCAGATCGGGGACCTGGTTACGGAGATCCGCCGCTCTCTGGACTACTACCAGACGCGCGCCCGCGCCGCCGTGGTCTCGCAGATCGTCCTCACCGGAGGCCTGGCCCGGCTGCGCAACCTCAGTCGTGTGCTGGCCGCGGAGCTGGGCATCCCCGTAGAGATCGGCAATCCCTTCGCTGGCCTCCAGGTGAACAGCGCGGTCTTTCCCCCGGACGTGCTGGCGGCCATGGGCCCCATCATGTCGGTGGCGGTGGGACTGGCGTTACGAGGGGGGGAGGAAGCGTGA
- a CDS encoding type II secretion system protein has product MRGKVWFARGGTERFSLVESAVAVGIVGLALALALSGRGLVYNRRLAGAARALGTDIRWVEQRARTERRCWRVVFDPGEESYAIQYLEGGRWTPSGGCRGSWSGYTSAPRRLPTGVDLQSTTFGGGILTVSPFGHPNAGTVLLRSPAGEQRRVTVNVGGRVTIAPQ; this is encoded by the coding sequence TTGAGAGGGAAGGTCTGGTTTGCCAGAGGAGGAACAGAACGCTTCTCGCTGGTGGAGAGTGCCGTGGCCGTGGGGATTGTGGGCCTGGCCCTGGCCCTGGCGCTCTCCGGGCGCGGGCTGGTCTACAACCGTCGGCTGGCCGGGGCGGCCCGAGCCCTGGGGACGGACATCCGCTGGGTGGAGCAGCGGGCACGGACGGAGCGGCGCTGCTGGCGGGTGGTGTTCGACCCGGGTGAGGAGAGCTACGCGATTCAATACCTGGAAGGGGGAAGGTGGACGCCCTCTGGCGGGTGCCGGGGGAGCTGGTCGGGGTACACCTCCGCGCCCCGCCGCCTTCCCACCGGCGTGGACCTCCAGAGCACCACCTTCGGCGGAGGCATCCTCACTGTCTCCCCGTTCGGCCATCCCAATGCCGGCACCGTCCTGCTGCGCAGCCCCGCAGGCGAGCAGCGCCGGGTCACGGTCAACGTGGGCGGCCGGGTGACCATCGCCCCACAGTAG
- a CDS encoding prepilin-type N-terminal cleavage/methylation domain-containing protein yields the protein MAAVRGRAGFTIVEVLVALTLLATVVLLATRALVTVLTVTGWGGRVTVASALAARQMEAIRSRVEARPDRTSWRKAFCDVATQPPTALAPPHGAYSYRVTLNEQAVAASGGQEDLLLPCWSVEWPRAGCGTQPGYAPDCATDAAVAQDNRVRWVTVEVFFRDEDRPAARVTSALIRGAWHRE from the coding sequence ATGGCGGCCGTGCGGGGGAGGGCAGGTTTCACCATCGTGGAGGTCCTGGTGGCCCTGACGCTGCTGGCGACAGTGGTCCTGCTGGCGACCCGCGCCCTGGTCACCGTGCTCACCGTCACCGGGTGGGGTGGGCGGGTGACGGTGGCCTCGGCCCTGGCGGCGCGGCAGATGGAGGCGATCCGCTCGCGGGTGGAGGCACGGCCCGACCGGACAAGCTGGCGGAAGGCCTTCTGTGATGTAGCGACGCAGCCGCCGACGGCGCTTGCCCCGCCCCACGGAGCCTACAGCTATCGGGTGACGCTGAACGAGCAGGCGGTAGCCGCATCAGGGGGACAGGAGGACCTGCTGCTTCCCTGCTGGTCGGTGGAGTGGCCGCGGGCGGGGTGCGGGACGCAGCCGGGGTATGCGCCCGACTGCGCTACAGACGCCGCTGTCGCCCAGGACAACCGGGTGCGCTGGGTCACCGTGGAGGTGTTCTTCCGGGACGAGGACCGGCCGGCGGCACGCGTGACCTCGGCGTTGATCAGAGGGGCGTGGCACCGGGAGTAG
- a CDS encoding prepilin-type N-terminal cleavage/methylation domain-containing protein → MKRVGACGFSLLELAVALGLAAVLLALAFTGWRGYTAKQRLRYGTVQVATDLRQAQERAKAERATYTVTFAGGSSAYLIARSGGGFVENAALPSGVTVTAAQTVTFDAFGRPVDAMGQPTAYTVVVQNSTGSGSVSVNPAGGISYQAP, encoded by the coding sequence GTGAAGCGAGTCGGCGCCTGCGGGTTCAGCCTCCTGGAACTGGCCGTGGCGCTGGGGCTGGCCGCCGTGCTCCTGGCGCTGGCATTCACCGGGTGGCGGGGCTACACCGCGAAGCAACGCCTGCGCTACGGCACCGTCCAGGTGGCCACCGATCTGCGCCAGGCCCAGGAGCGGGCGAAGGCGGAGCGGGCGACGTACACCGTGACCTTCGCCGGAGGATCCTCCGCCTACCTCATCGCCCGCAGCGGCGGAGGGTTTGTGGAGAACGCCGCCCTCCCCTCCGGGGTGACGGTAACCGCCGCGCAGACCGTGACCTTCGACGCCTTCGGCCGCCCGGTGGATGCGATGGGCCAGCCGACCGCCTACACCGTCGTCGTGCAGAACAGCACCGGGAGTGGCTCCGTCTCGGTGAACCCCGCCGGAGGCATCTCCTACCAGGCGCCGTAA
- a CDS encoding DUF4900 domain-containing protein, which produces MARRGENQAGLALVGVLAVVFVLTVLSALVLYLSGKEVGLSALRARGAEAMTIAEGGAYAARSALMAVMNTGAATPTVRVDTSLNGPVLETLWAGGRPGDQNPLRILSFLIVDGQRLDVPATSDTDWAVFPLDWGLATPHLKLRMPPQTGSGAPPADPQRVASPPANPLGAGSYRATVLLLPVAENSRRRRDGKWTCSGEVDPPGEPCFVHQLSPEAGQEEYEFFFEYRVFSDGQAASQFRRRVTLAGRFSITVRRENFAKYALFTHAHTMPGGDGGPLGTPIWFTSRTTFDGPVHTNGSGTDNEFRFAFFPKFTDQVTSVSPCALYNNTGSNLRLCAPGPYENVDARGRRIDAPLKPDGTPADDQDNPPANFQRGVDPVVVVPRFTFNQKAIAIGHDPGDMAGPTGWDQEEWNERIRRVIPELDDGDDDVPPGIYIPVRDDNGNRRSDPNEPLAGAILVQGNLDSLTLNTVTAGSPGCTARDGCALYRFVQGGRTVTVIVDRAAQTTTVNDTAWPSPQTRTFRGVPKGYQVDPNPSNAMLVYVEGDLRALGGTLEEKEQATIVTGCYPRRRPCPYGRIDITGHLRYERPPDPADPNSNPLNVLGLFSANHDIRIPVGSPDDLVIHAVLMAGEPGVDDGHNSAVFVQNYSTRRVQGQVHLLGGIIEEYYGAFGTFDARTGAPRSGYGRDFRYDRRMARGFSPPYFPTASLFRVDANNLAGVKPTWREGVP; this is translated from the coding sequence ATGGCCAGACGCGGGGAGAACCAGGCAGGGCTGGCACTGGTGGGGGTGCTGGCGGTCGTGTTCGTGCTCACCGTGCTCAGCGCGCTGGTGCTGTACCTCAGCGGAAAGGAAGTCGGGCTGAGCGCGCTGCGGGCCAGAGGAGCGGAGGCGATGACCATCGCCGAGGGCGGCGCCTACGCCGCCCGGTCGGCCCTCATGGCGGTGATGAACACCGGTGCAGCCACCCCTACCGTGCGGGTTGACACCTCCCTGAACGGACCCGTACTGGAGACCCTGTGGGCAGGGGGCAGGCCGGGCGACCAGAACCCTCTGCGGATCCTGAGCTTCCTCATCGTTGATGGGCAGCGGCTGGACGTGCCCGCTACCAGCGACACCGACTGGGCGGTCTTCCCTCTGGACTGGGGGCTGGCCACCCCGCATCTGAAGCTGCGGATGCCTCCGCAGACCGGGTCAGGAGCGCCCCCGGCCGACCCGCAGCGCGTGGCCTCTCCCCCGGCGAATCCTCTGGGTGCCGGAAGCTACCGCGCTACCGTCCTGCTTCTGCCCGTGGCAGAGAACTCACGCCGACGCAGGGACGGCAAGTGGACCTGCTCCGGAGAGGTTGATCCTCCCGGGGAGCCGTGCTTCGTCCACCAGCTCAGTCCCGAGGCCGGTCAGGAGGAGTACGAGTTCTTCTTCGAGTACCGCGTCTTCAGCGATGGCCAGGCCGCCTCGCAGTTTCGGCGTCGCGTGACCCTTGCGGGTCGGTTCAGCATCACCGTGCGCAGGGAGAACTTTGCCAAGTACGCGCTCTTCACCCACGCCCACACCATGCCCGGCGGCGATGGCGGCCCCCTGGGGACGCCCATCTGGTTCACCAGCAGGACCACCTTCGACGGCCCCGTGCACACCAACGGGAGCGGAACAGACAACGAATTTCGCTTTGCATTCTTCCCGAAGTTCACCGATCAGGTTACCAGCGTCAGCCCATGCGCCCTGTACAACAACACCGGTAGCAACCTGAGGCTGTGTGCCCCTGGCCCCTACGAGAACGTGGATGCCCGGGGACGGCGCATCGACGCGCCGTTGAAACCCGACGGCACGCCTGCGGACGACCAGGACAATCCCCCGGCAAACTTTCAACGTGGAGTCGATCCGGTTGTGGTCGTGCCTCGCTTTACGTTCAACCAGAAGGCCATCGCCATCGGGCACGATCCGGGCGACATGGCTGGGCCGACTGGATGGGACCAGGAGGAGTGGAACGAACGCATCCGCCGGGTCATCCCCGAGCTCGACGATGGTGACGACGACGTTCCCCCGGGCATCTACATCCCGGTGCGGGATGACAACGGGAACCGTCGGTCCGATCCCAACGAGCCACTGGCTGGCGCGATCCTGGTGCAGGGGAACCTGGACAGCCTGACCCTGAACACCGTCACCGCCGGGTCGCCCGGCTGCACCGCGAGGGATGGGTGCGCCCTCTACCGGTTCGTGCAGGGCGGGAGGACGGTCACCGTGATCGTGGACCGCGCGGCGCAGACGACGACGGTGAACGACACCGCCTGGCCCTCCCCCCAGACCCGCACCTTCAGAGGCGTGCCCAAGGGCTACCAGGTCGATCCCAATCCCTCGAACGCCATGCTCGTCTACGTGGAGGGAGACCTCCGCGCTCTTGGCGGCACTCTCGAGGAGAAGGAGCAGGCCACCATAGTGACCGGCTGCTATCCTCGCCGGCGGCCGTGTCCCTACGGGAGAATCGACATCACGGGCCACCTGAGGTACGAGCGCCCTCCCGACCCGGCCGACCCCAACAGCAACCCGCTGAACGTGCTCGGGCTGTTTTCAGCTAACCATGACATCCGGATCCCTGTGGGATCCCCTGACGATCTGGTTATTCATGCCGTGCTTATGGCCGGGGAGCCAGGTGTCGACGACGGCCACAACAGCGCCGTGTTCGTCCAGAACTACAGCACCCGTCGGGTGCAGGGGCAGGTACACCTACTGGGTGGGATCATTGAAGAGTACTACGGGGCATTCGGCACCTTTGACGCCCGCACGGGGGCGCCGCGCAGTGGGTACGGGCGGGACTTCCGCTACGACCGCAGGATGGCCCGCGGCTTCTCCCCGCCGTACTTCCCCACGGCGAGCCTGTTTCGCGTGGATGCGAACAACCTCGCCGGGGTCAAGCCCACCTGGCGCGAGGGAGTCCCGTGA
- a CDS encoding prepilin-type N-terminal cleavage/methylation domain-containing protein, whose translation MTADGVHPRRRDRIHLAEGFSLVELVMALALLALALGGIYALVVAGGRSAKVTNDFLQAQAQVRAAIDSVVAEARWAQAVTAAGPDAVTLSVPGDTLFSPGPYAVTFSYDSAAGTLTRRVGAAPAEVLAFNIVREDGGAGVVFEYFTAGGASLGSAPADLSAIARVRVTVVTTVGDVSRTFAADAALRAYPPPTP comes from the coding sequence ATGACAGCTGACGGAGTCCACCCGCGGCGTCGCGATCGGATCCACCTGGCGGAGGGCTTCTCCCTGGTGGAGCTGGTGATGGCCCTGGCGCTGCTGGCGCTGGCCCTGGGAGGAATATACGCACTCGTCGTGGCGGGAGGGCGCTCGGCCAAAGTGACCAACGACTTCCTCCAGGCCCAGGCCCAGGTGCGGGCGGCCATCGACAGCGTTGTGGCCGAGGCGCGGTGGGCCCAGGCGGTGACTGCGGCGGGGCCGGACGCAGTTACGTTGTCCGTCCCCGGGGACACCCTGTTCTCTCCCGGCCCTTATGCGGTGACCTTCTCCTACGACTCTGCCGCGGGCACGCTCACCCGGCGGGTGGGTGCGGCACCGGCGGAGGTTCTGGCGTTCAACATCGTCCGTGAAGACGGCGGTGCGGGGGTGGTCTTCGAGTACTTTACGGCTGGAGGCGCTTCCCTGGGCTCAGCGCCCGCGGACCTCTCGGCCATAGCCCGCGTCCGGGTGACCGTGGTCACCACTGTGGGCGACGTCAGCCGGACCTTTGCCGCGGACGCCGCCCTGCGGGCGTACCCGCCTCCCACGCCCTAA
- a CDS encoding glycosyltransferase family 2 protein gives MAVSEPPAPCVGRPTISAVLPTFNEEANLERTVRALVPVLSGVAADYEILVVDDGSTDRTAEVARRLGEEVPSLRLLRHARNRGYGAALRTGFAAARHQWILLLDADGQFLPEELPRLVEAAAGADLVLGYRRSRADPAPRRLFAAVWRVLVWALLGVVVRDTNCGFKLMRRSLVQALDLQAHGAVISAELLAQARRLGAVMVEVAVTHLPRRWGQQTGGSLRVLLRACIELVRLWCRLLWRRLRRLPGGG, from the coding sequence GTGGCTGTAAGCGAGCCCCCTGCCCCATGCGTCGGCCGTCCCACCATCAGCGCAGTGCTACCGACGTTCAATGAAGAGGCCAACCTGGAGCGCACGGTGCGCGCGCTGGTTCCCGTACTCAGCGGCGTCGCTGCGGACTACGAGATCCTGGTGGTCGACGACGGCTCAACCGACCGGACCGCGGAAGTGGCCCGCCGCCTGGGGGAGGAGGTGCCGTCCCTGCGGCTGCTGCGCCATGCGCGCAACCGGGGATACGGCGCGGCCCTGCGCACCGGGTTTGCGGCGGCGCGGCACCAGTGGATCCTCCTGCTGGACGCCGACGGGCAGTTCCTCCCTGAAGAGCTGCCGCGGCTGGTGGAGGCGGCGGCGGGCGCCGACCTGGTGCTGGGCTACCGGCGGTCGCGCGCCGACCCGGCGCCACGGCGCCTCTTCGCGGCGGTCTGGCGGGTGTTGGTGTGGGCGCTGCTGGGAGTGGTGGTGCGCGACACCAACTGTGGGTTCAAGTTGATGCGGCGGTCGCTGGTGCAGGCCCTGGACCTGCAGGCACACGGGGCAGTGATCAGCGCGGAGCTGCTGGCGCAGGCGCGCCGCCTTGGGGCGGTCATGGTGGAGGTGGCGGTGACGCACCTGCCGCGGCGGTGGGGACAGCAGACCGGGGGAAGCCTGCGCGTCCTGCTGCGCGCCTGCATTGAGCTGGTCCGCCTGTGGTGTCGCCTTCTGTGGCGGCGCCTTCGCCGCCTCCCCGGGGGCGGATAG